tttcttaatataATCATAGCAATACTTCTTAATATGACCTTCTTTTCCACAGTGATAacacttccatttttgtttacCCTTCTTGTCCTTTTTCTTACCCTTTTGCCCTGACCCGTTAGTGTGATCATTGTTACTAGTAAAAgattttttctcattcttactcTTTACAAACATGTTATTTCCAGACCTTTTAGATGTTCCTAGTTCCAGTTCCCTAGCTTTAATACCCAAGATAACAAGATTCAAACTAGGAACAATGCCAGTATATCTTAATGCATGCTTTACTACATCATAGTCATCATGTAAAGAATTTAACAGGATCATAACTTCACTTGTCTCTCCTAATGCTTGATCAGTACCTCTACGTAATAATGTAAGTTTAGTgaattcatctatgttttcatccattgacttagatgtattcattttgaaattaaataacatgcCTTTCAAGTATACTAGATTAGGTGCAGACATTACAGAATATAAAGAATCTAATTTATTCCATAAATCAGTAGGAGTGGACATACCATCTACCTTTCGTATGACTGTGTCACCAAGGTGAAGGAAAATGAGGTTAAATGCCTCTTCTCTTATCTCCTCTGTTCTTGAAAGCTGATCAGGTGACCATTTTCGGTCATCAGCTTCCAGTGCTATcagcactttatgatgagagagtagaactctcattttctttttccagctACCAAAATCTCCTTTGCCATCAAAtattccgatttcaaatcgggtagaCATCATCTTCGCCTTGCACGAAGGTAACTTAAAGTGGCTCTAGACTCTTACTGAGACACACACAGCAAACAACCAGCTGACTTGATTCTCAGAAAACCCTAAGTGGACAGAGACCACAAAACTGACAATAACCCTAGATTTGAAACCGATAGACTCTGAGAGTGTTCAAACCCTAAACAGTGCTATCAAAGAtaaaggctctgataccacttgttgtgAAAGAACGCACAAAAACGGCTCACAGAAACAAACCCCAGATAGCATAAACTTTCGATAGAACTGAAAGGATTAAAAAACTCCCAACACAATCATGGCAAACATATAAGAGATACACGTAACAGAAACCATaaacaatagaaaaataaataacgcAAAGGGGACGagatttttaccgtggttcacccaaaatttgggctacgtccacgttgagctctggtatgaagagctcactgcaccaTAAAGAGAATGAGTACAACTGATTTACATCAACATATCAAACTCTCTGTACATCACTAATCTTGCTAACACAATCGACCCAATGATCACAAAATCAAGATCAAAGGTCTACCAATCAAAATCAGTGAACAAAGAGAATATACAGAGCAtttacaaaagacaaaaatagagaATAGAATGATCTTACCCGGACCCCCTAAGAGAGGAAAACCCCTCAAAGACTTTCAGCCAAGacgacagaaaataaaaaaaaaaccctaatcctCAAAGCccttttctccctttctctctttttcctctcAATGAACGAATCCTGAGGCGAAACATAAATAGCCAAGATGGATGGTTGAGATAACCCGGGATAAAGCAAGATTGATGGCCTAGATCAGCTCGGGATAAAGCAAGATGGATGGACAGGATCAGATCGGGCAAAGCGACTCAAGCTGGCTAGCTGGAGGTTGCCGCGTGGCCTTCCAGCAAGTTGCCAAAAAAACAACCGGGTTGCCCCGCCACCCTCCTCCAGCCAAGACCCAAAATGGCATCACTTTGATGCTTCATAAATAACATGGATCATGCTAGAAATTATGAGGATTATTTCTagcttttgttcttgttttcccTATTTGAGATTTTGATCAGAAAAAAGAATAACCTATCTACATTGAACATTTTTGGAAGAAACCTTGAATAGCCTCAAACCAGAATTTGATTCTTAAAACTTATATTCTGGAAATAATTTGCAGGTAGAGCAGACAACGGACCGAATGCGAAAATGGGGAGGGGAAGACATAATTGCTGATAAGTTAGATAGCAATACATGAGCTGCTCTTACTTGGAACAGTTTATCATTCACTTGGTATCCTCAACAAGTAAGCAACCTAATTACTATACATCAGTTCAACGCTTTGCCGACTGTTTGAAAGTTACATATAGCTGCAGACTCTGCTCTTTCCAATATTTTGCAGCATGGAAATGTATACTCAATTAAACCCTTGTCTGATATTATTTGTTTCAGTTAATGGCACTTTTTGCCTTCAGAATGAACAATGAATTATGTACCATgaaatgaagagagaaaatcaaagcagaaaataaaatttaagggATTCTTCAGTtgcagaaaatattttttaattttctaattctAATTTTACAACTACTAAGCACACCCTGACATTTTATTTCAGTTAAGTTGCTTACTTTCTCGGatggaaattgaagaaatacTGAATGGGTTACTGAAAAATGGGAATGAGATCATCTTTCAAATAGTTGTTGTGAAGCCACTGTTCCATTCAGGTGGGACTGAATCCACTAGCAGAGTGCATTTATGAGGGGGAGAAATAAGAATGGGGAAAATTTAACCTGTTTagttgtaaaaaatatattttttaacactAATTTTATAATCAGTTAggtcctaatattttatatttctaaaattaatagtatttattaatatttgacatttttacactattaattgattgattgaacaagaaataaaagacatttgacatttttttattaataatgtcaAATTGTAGTGACTACCCGAATGTGTACTAAATAAAATCATGAGTATATACAAAAATTTACAAATCACGCgcaactaataataaataaaaatctgtATATTAAGTAATCTCACAAAAACTTAAGACTCtgatcccaaaaaaataaaaataaaaacaaatgtaACCTCTTATTGAGTCTTTTATCAACCAAAccattttttttacattttaattaagTAACTAAATTTTGTGGAGGATAAGAATTACAAAAAATCACCCAATCTGTAAAAGATCAGTCTACAAAGAAAACCACACCAAAATCATAGGTCTACTTTTGAAAGCTGCAATTTGTATAGATGAACACGGTAGATTCAATTTTAGTTATATCTTTGAAAGAATATTTAATAGTAaaacatataaagaaaaaatataaaaaaatacttaaatataatacgagttataaattttatgtacaAGATAAgattatagataaaaataactaacgatgtaaaatttataaattgacTACTTATAATAGGGTTaagaattaatatattaaaaatatatgtattaaatCTTTATTCCATTATACGGGATTGaacattttcattcatttttatctattacCTTTTTATGTAAAActgatatatttaatttaatatcaaaCACTGATATctcttaagttttttttttctctactcTTTTTTACAAACTACTTGTTTCATTCAATTAATAATCTATTCATATGAGCctctattagttttttttttttttttacatgatcataaatcatcttaattattttgtttttttaaatatttaatattaaattcatttagATTACAAGCAAACCTAAgatacttttttttaaatatgtatcgttgtttaaatatacattagtcaaatttaaaatctcaCTAGTcgtttaaaatattatttaaagttATAACTATGTCATGTTTAGTAAATATGAATTAGATAAATCatttagttaaataaaaaataaccaaactGTCCATTtactatataattatatattaatatatattcacataattatttataaaaaatagttaaaatcaATTCggattacaaaaaaaattgtaattaaaatttatcaaaacaatgttatttttaatttgctttgttctcctctcctctctccttttctcttctttttttgcaTTCTAATAGGTGACAGCAACTACGTCGAGCAGATCTAGAAACAAACAATGAAGATGATGGTGATGAGCAAATCTAGAACAAGCAACTGTGATGCCAAAAATGATAGGATAAACGAATTAAAGAAAGATGAGGTAACAATAACAGACAAAGGTTTAGACGACGAAATAAGCATCTTGCATCCTTTGTTTGTCATTGCTACTTTATCTTTCTCGATTCATTTGTCCTATCATCTTTCTTGTCATAGTGTCTTATTTCAAGTCTATTTGTCGATGTTGTTAGTTCCTAATCTACTCGTTGTTGTTGTCGTTATTTGTTAGATctacaaaaagaagaaaatagcataagggaagagagagaagattgATAAAACTACATTATTTTAGTcaaatacaactaaaataatgtagttttgatgaataataatattttaaaaaaaaaggattgcAAAACAACATCTTTTTGACTAAAACGTCATTTTGGTAGGTCTATACTGCAACTTCTTTTGCAAGCTAGACTAATTTTAGctattctcttatttatatttatataattatattttcatatatataattagactTTTAGattatgttttctttgttttataaaagtagattataattttatatatacttatattttcatATGATTATATACATTATGATACATTAAaacaaaacaaggaaaaaaccTCCTGCGATGTGGTGGTGCTGTGGAACCCCTTTGGTAGGTTTCGACAAATCAATGGATCGATCATgatcaagagagaagaaatcGAAGAAAAAGCAGTCGCAGGAGAAAATCGAAGAAGAAACAGTTGCATAAGAAGAAAATCGAAGATGGAGGAGCTCTATAATAAAATCAAGGTCTGAAAATCTTGATTCGGACGGCGGTGGAGGTGAAGGCGGTGGTGGATATTGGCGGTGGTCAGATCAGCAGAGTGACGgaataataaaaagaagagaggagaTGGTGGTGACGGCGTTGTACGGTGGCTGTACCTATAAGTAACGGGAATGAGAAAAGAGATAACGGGGAGAGCGACGGCTTTTTTGGCTTTGTACATAGAAGTAAAAATGTCCAAACTTAATCCCACCAAGTCAGGTTCTTTTTGAAGGAAAACCGTTACAAATTGGGTTGcttaatgtatatgtataaacataaaaggaaaatcaTAGCAATTTTtcacagaaaataaaaatagttgcatttttttgagaaaatgattcttttaagTGTCATTAAACCATTCGCAATTTGTGAGCATGGCATTTCGGTGAAGATAGACCAACATTTGAAGATAGACGGTCAGCATTTCTATGGTAGCATTTCTGAGCATGGCACTTCAAAATGACAATGATATCTTTCACAGAAGCTCATACATTACCAGGCAAGTTTTGCATCCAGGTATTGAAATTGAATGGAAACAAATTATCTTCAAGAAAATGTAACCACCAGCCTACCAAAATTAGCCAACAGGGATGAAGCAAGAGACAATACTATCTTCATATCAAGTTATAAGCCCCATCAACTGTGAGAAGCTTGGAAGTTTAGGCAAAATCGCAAGCCCCGGTTAGGAGGCTGGAGCAGCACCAGCTTTCTGTTTCTTTGGCACACGGTATGCGCCAACTACACATGCATGATCTCGCTCAAATGGTTCAAGCGTCACCTGCTCAATCGGCTTGAACTGCTCTGCCTGCAGTTTCTTCACTTCCTGAGCAAATACTGCCTCCGCAGGAACAGTTGAATCTATGCAGTTAGCCTAGAAAGTTTGAAACAAATCATATGATCATTTGCCTCCATTAGCAAGTTAAAGATAATAAccccaaaaagaaaataaacggGGCAGCCAGGCTGCAGCTGAGGGTCTAAAGAAGCAGATTCTCCAATTTTCTACTTTCCAAGTATTTCTACCATATTTTGTCCTCTCATTTGATCATGAGAACGTGGAAAGATCCAAtggcccaacagaaaataatCGGGGCAGCCAGGCTGCAGCTGAGGGGCTAAAGAAGCAgcttctccaattttctattttccaagTATTTCTaccatattttgttttgtcCTACATTCAAATCTATATAGTGTGTAATCAATCacaaaccttgattgatataaCAAAATGGCCTCCAGCTTTCAGGAAGTTTGAGGCGTTTAAGGCTAAGATCCTTGCCTGAAAGGGGAATGGTTAAAAAGTGAACAAATCAGATATATTGCTTCCATAAATGGAATTACCAACTCTCTGGATGAGGATTTTCAGCACTAGAGAGTAACAGAAAAAGCATCAGAGATTGGAATAATGTAGCAGAAGTCTTAACCGTAACAGCAGAAATAAGTTCACATATGCATGCCGCCCCCCTCAGATATATTGCTTCCATAAATGGAATTACCAACTCTCTGGATGAGGATTTTCAGCACTAGAGAATAACAGAAAAAGCATCAGAGATTGGAATAATGTAGCAGAAGTCTTAACCGTAACAGCAGAAATAAGTTCACATATGCATGCCCCCCTCAGATATATTGCTTCCATAAATGGAATTACTAACTCTCTGGATGAGGATTTTCAGCACTAGAGAATAACAGAAAAAGCATTAGAGATTGGAATAATGTAGCAGAAGTCTTAACCGTAACAGCAGAAATAAGTTCACATATGCATGCCCCCCCTCATTGAGGGGGAAAAGTCCACGCATCCAGTCCAGTGAAGCGAGGAAACACCATATGGAAGTGGAAAACAAGATATAATTCCATGACCATAGCCTCGGGTAAGGATTGACTCTAACTAGCAACATGTACACAAAATGTTTGAAGTTGTCCCACCATGAATCAATAAAAACTCCAAAACACAATTGTCCCATCATGACTGAACCTAGTCACTCGTTGCAAAGGGATTCAAGGATAAGTGGGGATAGATAGGCAGAAGGTGAAATGGGAATAAAACCCCAATTCTCCAATTTCAATATCCTCAAGATTAAAATCATTAAATGCACGGCTTACTTTCGAATACTAAGGAAATAATCACAAATATtgtcattgaaaaaaaaaaaaataataaaatagcaTCTTAGGCGAAGAAAATAAGACGCATAGTCATTGTATATGGCgaactttaaaaatattctcaGCAAATTAAtcaacgaggaagaagaaacaccattgaaaatgaagaacaatgaTAGAGCTAATTGAAAAACGGAGGTGTTTTTGTTAAATCCACGTTCAAAAgtattaattttacaaatatttttaaagtgtcctatttttcaaaaattcagtgcggaaagtcctatttttgcaaatttcccaaACTATTTCTATCTCATCAAGTTCACTTCATGCTcctaacacttttttttttaaaaaaaaaaaaaacactttctACCATGCTATCACCGTTAGATgtatttaaattgttataatAAGAGTCAAATGCTCCCAAAGAAATTGGATTTGTGTCTCTTAGGGAATAATTTGTCTCTGTCTTATTTTGTTCATGACTTgtccttatttatttaagagATCAAAATATTGACTGTATTATTAATAAAACTTTATATGAAGATTACACAATAAGgttatagaataaaattaaaaatatttttaagattagaCAATAAATATCAAGATTacacaataatatttttttattttattaaatctaaCTGGACAAGACAAGtcctcaaaaaaataaaatactttataGTAAActactttaatttaaaatagtttaaaaataacaaGCAAGGGCCGCATTACTCCACAATGGCATATTTTTGATATTCTAGCATCACTTTATTGTACTTTTTAAACCGATTGTTTAAATTTGTGACTTTGGTCGAACGTCAAATAATATCAATGAGCCCGTTATTATACTTAGAGAACatataatgattaaattaaatatttgtggaTAAAATTGACCTTATCACATCTCCATCAATGGGACTAACATTCAATATATGTTCATTTGGACCCATTACCTATCGACAATAACGGATCCTCAATCTATGGATTATCATACAACTCACTTATAACACTATCATGCATATGTCTCATACAAAACACGAGTACTCACATTGCATTTGTTAATGAACGTGTAGCTACTAACCAATAGTAATTTATCGAGTTTAATGTACACATGTTATCTAAAACGTGATTCAAACTTTACATGTAATTTGTGTCGTCCCATATCTCAAAGTTTCAAACTCAATACTTGATGGGTAATTCGAATGATTGATAACTTAGTGGTATATAATACCATTACCAAAGTTGTTAGTCATCCTCCCAGCAAAACCCATCGAGTAGGTAATAAGTCGCTCCCCGTGTCATTGTCAAATGGGATCCCTTCACCAAGAAACATCAATGACATTTAACTCTTGACTTAATCTCTCAGCCAATATGGTGCTAAGGTGCAAAAAAATTGCCATAACTATGGGTAACGACACTCGTTTGCCATTGCTTGCTTGCTAAATAAAACTTAATGAATGTCATattatgcaaaataaataattgaaactACATAAATGTCTATTTATCTACAAgttttaaacaaatatttcatACAATTGTAAGTAATAAAAGATCTAAACTATCTCCATAACTATAGGAACATGAGCCCTATTATTAGCACAATAAACGCCAGATATTGCACACATTATTGTTagtgaaattatatattttttcataattttcatatcttacatAAATTTTGCCAAGAAAAACGATTTTATGTCAAATATTATAGGtcttaatttatgtatatataacattctgaaatttggagataaataatagttattaattctCGTGTTTAATGTCATTATtgagtatttggagatttaaagaaaattaataatttatgttgtttgaggaaatgggtaattaaggtaattaattattttgtttgggagtatttatgaaaataagaaaaaattaaaataaatcgattttgatgaatttttgaaaatttagagtgtaagtgaaataaagaaTAGAAGAAGTGTGGGGGCGTGAGTGGCAATTTAGAAAACTTCGAGGGTTGTAGAGCAATTTCAATAAGGGCCGTGAAGTCCccttaaatttaatgaaaagcATTATAAGTATGAGGATGGTAGCCAGCGTGGACGGTCGTGTGCGCGTGTGTGAAGGAGGTGGTCGCGGGTTTGATTCCTCATGGAGGCTGCGTGCGCAAGGAAAAATTGCTAAATTTTCCAGCCAAATGAgatggttgaaactatgtttcGACCCTGAGGTGGTGGCCTCCTAGCGGTTGCTATGTGGCGGCGCCCTAGCCACTTATTTTTTGCCTTTTTAAGCTAATTTCAGGCATTTATGAAGCAGCAGAAGTAGAATGAAAATTGGGATAAGAGAAGGCTAGAACAACAATGTGCAGATGGAGGAAAATTCAGGAAAAAGTGGAGAAAAAACCTGGTTTAATCCACATTTAGGTAGCAGGTaagctaaataaattattagtgCACTGTATACATGGGGATGTCAATTTTATAAAGGTTGAAATCACCTATTTTGGGTCTAAGAacttattatttactttaattgtAATACTTAGTAGAGGGAGTGCAGAAAAGGCTAGAAACGACCgtttaaaggcaagttcctaactctTTATCCGTGGGTTTTAATTCCTCTACAAGTTCTTATTGTGATTCATATTTCATTtcctctattattattattcggTTCCACGTATTAATTGTATAACTACGCGTGgcaaccattttttttattattggtgCAATATTTCTTGCTAATCGACACGGGGCTTTGTATCGCCCCATTTCCTTGGAAATGATGCTGCACCTGGTTGGGTTAGGTTCCAGATAGGCATGTGTGTGCCGGTTGTTGGTCTTGGGTTTTGGGGTGTGAAGTTATTGTTTATTTACAGTTGATGTTGGTCGTGTGTGTCggggttgggttgcattcattggggagacatgctttgtgtgtgataggatatgtgagcattggcatgacctAGTTGACCTAAGAACTAATTTGGGTACTTTatgtgagcatatgcatttagaacatatcgcatgtgtgtattcttaCGTGGGTGTAACATGatctgatgcttggtttatgggggcc
This genomic stretch from Diospyros lotus cultivar Yz01 chromosome 1, ASM1463336v1, whole genome shotgun sequence harbors:
- the LOC127795816 gene encoding rRNA 2'-O-methyltransferase fibrillarin 2 isoform X2; translation: MEAIYLRGACICELISAVTARILALNASNFLKAGGHFVISIKANCIDSTVPAEAVFAQEVKKLQAEQFKPIEQVTLEPFERDHACVVGAYRVPKKQKAGAAPAS
- the LOC127795816 gene encoding rRNA 2'-O-methyltransferase fibrillarin 2 isoform X1 produces the protein MEAIYLRGAACICELISAVTARILALNASNFLKAGGHFVISIKANCIDSTVPAEAVFAQEVKKLQAEQFKPIEQVTLEPFERDHACVVGAYRVPKKQKAGAAPAS